A genome region from Alistipes dispar includes the following:
- the dnaN gene encoding DNA polymerase III subunit beta produces the protein MKFSVSSSALLSLLATTGKVISNKNTLPILDYFLMELSGTTLKVTTSDLETTLVGSIEVDSVETEGTIAAPAKLMLDSLKEFPELPLEIDVNDKNWEIRINWKSGSLSIPGASAVSYPAVPQLSAEKKEIELDVDTLVNGINKTIFATADDELRPVMNGIYINLQPESLTFVGTDAHKLVKYESETRNEVSSSFILPKKPANLLKSVLLKEEGAIAVAFDSKNAMFSLKSHTLVCRLIEGSYPNYNAVIPTGNPNKVLVDRIELVNGIKRVAVCSNPTTNLIRMEIADNRINLAAQDIDFSVSANETISCSYDGQPIEIGFKSTFLVEILSNMDTPTVVVELADSTRAGVFKPVYDDKQTSSTLMLLMPMMLNA, from the coding sequence ATGAAATTTTCCGTATCAAGCTCGGCGCTTCTTTCGCTTCTGGCTACGACCGGCAAGGTCATCAGCAATAAAAACACGCTTCCGATCCTGGACTACTTCCTCATGGAACTCAGCGGCACGACGCTGAAGGTCACCACGTCGGATCTCGAGACGACGCTCGTGGGGTCGATCGAGGTGGACAGCGTCGAGACCGAAGGCACGATCGCCGCACCGGCCAAGCTGATGCTCGATTCGCTCAAGGAGTTCCCCGAACTGCCGCTCGAAATCGACGTCAATGACAAGAACTGGGAGATCCGCATCAACTGGAAGAGCGGTTCGCTCTCGATTCCCGGCGCGTCGGCCGTGAGCTATCCCGCCGTGCCGCAGTTGAGCGCCGAAAAGAAGGAGATCGAGCTCGACGTCGATACGCTGGTGAACGGTATCAACAAGACCATCTTCGCCACGGCCGACGACGAACTGCGCCCCGTGATGAACGGCATCTACATCAACCTGCAACCCGAGTCGCTGACGTTCGTGGGAACCGACGCGCACAAGCTCGTGAAGTACGAGTCCGAGACGCGGAACGAGGTCTCCTCGTCGTTCATCCTGCCCAAGAAGCCGGCCAACCTGCTCAAGTCGGTGCTGCTCAAGGAGGAGGGCGCCATCGCCGTGGCCTTCGATTCGAAGAACGCCATGTTCAGCCTCAAGAGCCATACGCTCGTGTGTCGCCTGATCGAAGGCAGTTACCCGAACTACAACGCCGTGATTCCGACGGGCAACCCCAACAAGGTGCTGGTGGACCGTATCGAGCTGGTGAACGGCATCAAGCGCGTGGCCGTCTGCTCGAATCCCACGACGAACCTGATCCGCATGGAGATCGCCGACAACCGCATCAACCTCGCGGCGCAGGACATCGACTTCTCGGTGTCGGCCAACGAGACCATATCGTGCAGCTACGACGGACAGCCGATCGAAATCGGCTTCAAATCGACCTTCCTGGTCGAGATCCTCTCGAACATGGACACGCCGACGGTGGTCGTCGAACTGGCCGATTCGACGCGTGCGGGCGTCTTCAAGCCGGTCTATGACGACAAGCAGACCAGCTCGACGCTCATGCTCCTGATGCCGATGATGCTCAACGCGTAA
- a CDS encoding nucleoside phosphorylase: MRTIPASELIINDDGSIFHLHLRPGQLADTVILVGDPGRVALVAEYFDSRECEVSNREFRTVTGFYRGKRMTVLSTGIGIGNIDISVTELDALANVDFATRQERREKRRLTLVRLGTSGAIQPDIRVGEMVFSRTSVGFDGLLNYYKGRNEVCDLDIERAFMEHTGWNELLPKPYFIDADRTLFEHFRDCTREGITVAAPGFYAPQGRWVRLEPLDAHLNEKIESFEYGGRRITNFEMEGSALAGLAALMGHRAATICTIIAQRVALDACTDYKPFVRRMIATALDRLAELD; this comes from the coding sequence ATGAGGACGATCCCCGCTTCCGAATTGATTATCAACGACGACGGTTCGATATTCCACCTGCATCTGCGTCCCGGACAGTTGGCCGACACGGTGATCCTGGTGGGGGACCCGGGCCGCGTGGCGCTCGTGGCCGAATATTTCGACAGTCGGGAGTGCGAGGTTTCGAACCGCGAGTTCCGCACCGTGACGGGTTTCTACCGGGGCAAACGCATGACGGTCCTCTCGACGGGCATCGGCATAGGGAACATCGACATCTCCGTGACGGAACTGGACGCGCTGGCCAACGTCGATTTCGCCACGCGGCAGGAGAGGCGCGAAAAACGCCGTCTGACTCTCGTGCGGCTGGGGACGTCGGGAGCCATTCAGCCCGACATCCGGGTAGGGGAGATGGTCTTCTCGCGCACGTCGGTGGGTTTCGACGGCCTGCTGAACTACTACAAGGGCCGCAACGAGGTCTGCGACTTGGACATCGAACGGGCCTTCATGGAGCACACGGGCTGGAACGAACTGCTGCCCAAACCCTATTTCATTGACGCCGACCGCACGCTGTTCGAGCATTTCCGCGACTGCACGCGCGAGGGCATCACGGTCGCTGCCCCGGGATTCTACGCCCCGCAGGGGCGCTGGGTGCGGCTCGAACCGCTGGATGCGCACCTCAATGAGAAGATCGAGTCGTTCGAATACGGCGGCCGCCGCATCACCAACTTCGAGATGGAGGGCTCGGCGCTCGCGGGGCTGGCCGCCCTGATGGGTCACCGCGCCGCCACGATCTGCACGATCATCGCCCAGCGCGTGGCGCTGGACGCCTGCACCGATTACAAGCCGTTCGTCCGGCGGATGATCGCCACGGCGCTCGACCGGCTTGCGGAACTGGACTGA
- a CDS encoding 3'-5' exonuclease, which translates to MKLNLKRPIIFFDLETTGVDTARDRIVEISMIKIMPDGEEITRTRRLNPGMPIPAEATAVHGITDEDVKDAPTFAQVARSLEQFIRGCDFGGFNSNRFDLPVLVEEFLRAGVDVDLKRRRFIDVQNIFHKKEQRTLVAAYKFYCDKELDDAHSAEADTRATYEVLKAQLDRYPDLRNDVDALAEYSCRAEAADYAGRILYNEKGEEVFGFGKYRGRSVAEVFRAEPSYYAWMMNGDFPLYTKKVITEIRMRDKLRQG; encoded by the coding sequence ATGAAGCTGAACTTGAAGCGTCCGATCATCTTCTTTGACCTCGAGACCACGGGCGTGGACACCGCCCGTGACCGTATCGTGGAGATTTCGATGATCAAGATCATGCCCGACGGCGAGGAGATCACCCGCACCCGGCGGCTCAATCCGGGCATGCCCATTCCCGCGGAGGCGACGGCCGTGCACGGCATCACGGACGAAGACGTGAAGGACGCACCGACGTTCGCCCAGGTGGCCCGGTCGCTCGAACAGTTCATCCGCGGCTGCGACTTCGGAGGATTCAACTCCAACCGTTTCGACCTGCCGGTGCTCGTCGAGGAATTCCTGCGCGCGGGCGTGGACGTGGACCTGAAACGGCGCCGGTTCATCGACGTGCAGAACATCTTCCACAAGAAGGAGCAGCGCACGCTGGTGGCGGCCTACAAGTTCTATTGCGACAAGGAGCTCGACGACGCCCATTCGGCCGAGGCTGACACGCGCGCCACCTACGAGGTGCTGAAGGCCCAGTTGGACCGCTATCCCGACCTGCGGAACGACGTCGATGCGCTGGCCGAGTATTCGTGCCGCGCCGAGGCGGCCGACTACGCCGGACGCATCCTCTACAACGAGAAGGGGGAGGAGGTCTTCGGGTTCGGCAAGTACCGGGGCCGGTCGGTGGCCGAGGTCTTCCGCGCGGAGCCGAGCTACTACGCGTGGATGATGAACGGGGATTTTCCGCTCTATACCAAGAAGGTGATCACCGAAATCCGGATGCGCGACAAACTCAGACAGGGATGA
- the glmM gene encoding phosphoglucosamine mutase, with product MTLIKSISGIRGTIGGPSGENLTPPDVVKFTTAYVRLIAPRTQGRRPRIVVGRDARISGRLVADLVEGTLLASGADVIDVGLCTTPGTEMAVITKHTDGGIIITASHNPRQWNALKLLNADGEFLSAAEGQEVLALSEEEGFDYPAIDGIGRVEERTDYNDEHIRRVLELPLVDVEAVRRRHYKVVVDAVNSVGGVVMPHLLRELGCDVVELNCAPTGEFAHNPEPLAENLREISAAVVREKADLGVVVDPDVDRLAFISEDGTMFGEEYTLVSVADYVLSERPGNTVSNLSSTRALRDVTRQHGGRYYASAVGEVNVTTKMKEVGAVIGGEGNGGVIYPELHYGRDALVGTALFLTWLTRRGMTMTQLRATYPAYFASKNKIELTPEIDVDKALQEVKARYANENVNDIDGVKIDFETSWVHLRKSNTEPIIRIYTEARSTEEADALAQRFIAELREICK from the coding sequence ATGACACTCATCAAGTCCATTTCGGGCATCCGGGGTACGATCGGAGGCCCTTCGGGCGAGAATCTGACGCCGCCCGACGTCGTGAAGTTCACCACGGCCTACGTACGCCTGATCGCTCCCCGTACGCAGGGACGCCGCCCCCGCATCGTCGTGGGGCGCGACGCACGCATTTCGGGACGGCTGGTCGCCGATCTGGTCGAGGGTACGCTGCTGGCCTCGGGCGCCGACGTCATCGACGTGGGGCTGTGCACCACGCCCGGCACGGAGATGGCCGTCATTACGAAGCATACCGACGGCGGCATCATCATCACCGCGTCGCACAATCCCCGCCAGTGGAACGCCCTGAAACTGCTCAACGCCGACGGAGAATTTCTCTCCGCGGCCGAAGGGCAGGAGGTGCTGGCACTCTCCGAAGAGGAGGGGTTCGACTACCCCGCAATCGACGGCATCGGCCGCGTCGAGGAGCGCACGGATTACAACGACGAGCATATCCGTCGTGTGCTGGAGTTGCCGCTGGTGGACGTCGAGGCCGTGCGGCGGCGGCATTACAAGGTCGTCGTCGATGCGGTGAACTCGGTGGGCGGCGTGGTGATGCCCCACCTGCTGCGCGAGCTGGGCTGCGACGTCGTGGAGCTGAACTGCGCCCCGACGGGCGAATTCGCCCACAACCCCGAGCCGCTGGCGGAGAACCTCCGCGAAATTTCGGCCGCCGTGGTGCGCGAGAAGGCCGATTTGGGCGTAGTGGTCGATCCCGACGTGGACCGGCTGGCCTTCATTTCGGAGGACGGCACGATGTTCGGCGAGGAGTACACGCTGGTCTCCGTCGCCGACTATGTGCTGTCGGAACGGCCGGGCAACACGGTCTCGAACCTCTCCTCGACGCGTGCGCTGCGCGACGTGACCCGGCAGCACGGAGGCCGCTACTATGCCTCGGCCGTGGGCGAAGTGAACGTCACGACGAAGATGAAGGAGGTCGGAGCCGTGATCGGCGGCGAAGGGAACGGCGGGGTGATCTATCCCGAACTGCACTACGGCCGCGACGCGCTGGTGGGAACGGCACTCTTTTTGACGTGGCTCACCCGGCGGGGCATGACGATGACGCAACTGCGCGCGACCTATCCGGCCTACTTCGCCTCGAAGAACAAAATCGAGCTGACTCCGGAGATCGACGTGGATAAAGCGTTGCAGGAGGTAAAGGCCCGTTATGCGAATGAAAACGTGAACGATATCGACGGTGTGAAGATCGACTTCGAGACGAGCTGGGTACACCTGCGCAAGTCGAATACCGAGCCGATCATCCGCATCTACACCGAAGCCCGTTCGACCGAAGAGGCCGATGCGTTGGCGCAGCGGTTCATCGCCGAGCTCCGGGAAATATGCAAATAA